One Spirochaeta africana DSM 8902 genomic window carries:
- a CDS encoding ATP-dependent RNA helicase has translation MTRLPPYPVAAVRDELLETLPHYPVTVLQAPPGSGKSTLIPLYLAERGLPAVDGKPGKILVLQPRRAAVRAVAERLRSLAEGRWRIGWLTRDERDLPRDPHILVMTEGIFVRRLIDDPEAADTAIVILDEYHERSQQVDLSLVLARQAQGVFAPHLRLLVMSATLETSWFAAQGAPVLRAEQSLYEVTEGYAPPRPGERVAAHAARVVRQELAAGSQPAPTAWPAPGMLVFLPGEGEIRQCCRLLSEQLPAGVEVLPLYGRQSPAEQRRALEPPAPGQVRIVVATNVAETSLTIPGIGCVVDSGLRRRRIQDAARGIGRMVTDRISMASAVQRAGRAGRLGPGRVVRLWPETEQLAAFDPPEIVAGDTDWLLLQLAVWGDARPEGYDWPDPPPPERAAAARRSLQGLGALDAAGRITPLGQALQQLPVDVRLGAMVLRAAAAEQRTSGDKPRGADGVLARAAWLAALVEEGDPLSREAAGQYGADLLARYRLCEQSAARAADDGSLGLRRGAAPRVSRESERLRRAVERLDPAVLRLVDSGDPDDAGVAESPGMLLAAAFPDRVGRRTAYGGWRLAGGGEFSLRAGENGFGPQWLVAVEVQRGARGGVINLAAGLSDDEAAALIRRRAESGERAYLEDGQVRARRVEMLGAIELEQTPLRVSDLADPAATISALVRESGQQLPGWSRGARELQARILFLRGRQGGGAGCTGGAGAASGGGEASGAGPAAGQPQSADLRAPASGDPVWPDVSDAALAAVADEWLPGFLPRRPGGDCLQRLDMRAVLLSLLPWELQGRLDELAPESVLLPSGSRQRLRYEGDRCVLSARIQQLFGMMQGPRAGGEPVEIELLSPARRPVQITRDLASFWRSTYAEVRKELRGRYPKHYWPEDPSQAEPTDRVRPRG, from the coding sequence ATGACCCGACTGCCGCCTTATCCGGTGGCTGCGGTGCGCGACGAGCTGCTGGAAACCCTGCCGCATTACCCGGTAACCGTGCTGCAGGCCCCGCCGGGCAGCGGCAAGTCGACCCTGATCCCGCTGTATCTGGCCGAGCGCGGGCTGCCGGCAGTCGATGGAAAGCCGGGAAAGATACTGGTGCTGCAGCCGCGCCGCGCGGCGGTACGGGCAGTGGCCGAGCGACTGCGCAGCCTTGCCGAGGGCCGCTGGCGTATCGGCTGGCTGACCCGCGACGAGCGCGATCTGCCCCGCGATCCGCACATCCTGGTAATGACCGAGGGGATCTTTGTGCGCCGCCTGATCGATGACCCCGAGGCGGCCGATACCGCTATTGTTATCCTTGACGAATATCATGAGCGCTCGCAGCAGGTTGACCTGAGCCTGGTGCTGGCCCGCCAGGCCCAGGGGGTGTTTGCCCCGCATCTGCGTCTGCTGGTGATGTCGGCTACCCTGGAGACTAGCTGGTTTGCCGCTCAGGGGGCGCCGGTGCTGCGGGCCGAGCAGTCCCTCTATGAGGTAACCGAGGGCTATGCCCCGCCGCGACCCGGCGAGCGGGTTGCCGCGCATGCTGCCCGGGTGGTGCGGCAGGAGTTGGCCGCCGGCAGCCAGCCGGCGCCAACCGCGTGGCCCGCGCCGGGTATGCTGGTGTTTCTGCCGGGCGAGGGGGAGATCCGGCAGTGCTGCCGGCTGCTGAGCGAACAGCTGCCGGCAGGGGTCGAGGTGCTGCCGTTGTACGGGCGCCAGAGCCCGGCGGAGCAGCGGCGGGCGTTGGAGCCCCCGGCCCCGGGGCAGGTGCGGATAGTGGTGGCCACGAATGTAGCCGAGACCAGCCTGACCATCCCCGGGATCGGGTGTGTGGTCGACAGCGGTCTGCGGCGGCGCCGGATCCAGGATGCCGCCCGCGGGATCGGCCGGATGGTAACCGACCGGATCAGCATGGCCTCGGCCGTGCAGCGCGCCGGGCGGGCCGGACGCCTGGGCCCGGGACGGGTGGTGCGGCTGTGGCCCGAGACCGAGCAGCTGGCGGCTTTCGACCCGCCCGAGATTGTCGCCGGAGACACCGACTGGCTGCTGCTGCAGCTGGCGGTCTGGGGTGATGCCCGCCCCGAGGGCTATGACTGGCCGGATCCGCCACCGCCTGAGCGGGCGGCAGCGGCCCGTCGCAGCCTGCAGGGACTGGGCGCGCTGGATGCTGCCGGCAGGATCACCCCGTTGGGGCAGGCCCTGCAGCAGCTGCCGGTGGATGTTCGCCTGGGGGCGATGGTACTCCGGGCAGCGGCTGCCGAACAGCGTACATCCGGGGATAAGCCCCGGGGAGCGGACGGGGTGCTGGCCCGGGCCGCCTGGCTTGCCGCGCTGGTAGAGGAGGGCGATCCGCTCTCGCGCGAAGCAGCGGGGCAGTACGGGGCCGATCTTCTGGCACGGTACCGTCTCTGCGAGCAGAGCGCAGCGCGCGCCGCGGATGACGGCAGTCTGGGGTTGCGCCGCGGTGCGGCGCCCCGAGTCAGCCGCGAGAGCGAACGCCTGCGGCGGGCGGTTGAGCGGCTGGATCCCGCTGTGCTGAGGCTGGTTGATTCCGGGGATCCCGATGATGCCGGTGTTGCGGAAAGCCCGGGGATGCTGCTGGCGGCGGCCTTTCCCGACCGGGTGGGGCGGCGGACGGCGTACGGGGGCTGGCGGCTGGCCGGGGGCGGCGAGTTTTCCCTGCGTGCGGGCGAGAACGGGTTCGGGCCGCAGTGGCTGGTGGCGGTCGAGGTGCAGCGGGGGGCACGCGGCGGGGTGATCAATCTGGCGGCCGGGCTCAGCGACGACGAGGCGGCGGCCCTGATCCGGCGGCGGGCGGAATCCGGGGAGCGGGCCTATCTGGAGGACGGGCAGGTGCGGGCGCGCCGGGTGGAGATGCTGGGGGCGATCGAGCTTGAGCAGACCCCGCTGCGGGTGTCGGATCTGGCCGATCCGGCGGCAACGATTTCAGCGCTGGTTCGCGAGAGCGGACAACAGCTGCCGGGATGGAGCCGCGGCGCGCGCGAGCTGCAGGCGCGCATCCTGTTTCTGCGCGGGCGGCAGGGCGGTGGAGCCGGTTGTACCGGTGGAGCCGGGGCGGCCAGTGGAGGCGGTGAAGCCAGTGGTGCCGGCCCGGCCGCCGGGCAGCCGCAGAGTGCCGACCTACGCGCCCCGGCGTCCGGCGACCCTGTTTGGCCGGATGTCTCGGATGCGGCCCTGGCAGCGGTGGCAGATGAGTGGCTGCCGGGGTTCCTGCCGCGGCGCCCGGGCGGGGACTGTCTGCAGCGGCTGGATATGCGTGCGGTGCTGCTGAGCCTGCTGCCGTGGGAGCTGCAGGGGCGGCTGGATGAGCTGGCCCCGGAGTCGGTGCTGCTGCCCAGCGGTTCGCGGCAGCGCCTGCGCTACGAGGGGGATCGCTGCGTGCTTTCGGCGCGGATTCAGCAGCTGTTCGGGATGATGCAGGGGCCGCGTGCCGGCGGCGAGCCGGTGGAGATCGAGCTGCTGTCCCCGGCACGGCGCCCGGTGCAGATCACCCGCGACCTGGCCAGTTTCTGGCGCTCGACCTACGCCGAGGTACGCAAGGAGCTGCGTGGTCGCTACCCGAAGCACTACTGGCCCGAGGACCCCAGCCAGGCCGAGCCGACCGACCGGGTGCGGCCGCGGGGGTAG
- a CDS encoding ion transporter: MPGPGYHNPRKNRVRQRPDARPSHGLRQRLYDLLFTIETPAGYRFDVILIVVIALSVLTTMLESVAELRAQWGAVFAALEWGFTIVFSLEYLLRLVATNRRLRFAGSFFGVIDLLAVLPTWLGLLFAGLPSLIFLRTLRVLRVFRLLKLWKYSREAQYLLAALRASLPKISVFLFGVGTLIVVLGSVMYLVEGPENGFTNIFVSLYWTVVTITTVGYGDISPQTPLGQFISSVVMIMGYAIIAVPTGIVSAEIIRGEPDETPEEPCP, encoded by the coding sequence ATGCCGGGACCGGGATACCACAATCCGCGAAAAAACCGGGTGCGGCAGCGTCCGGATGCCCGGCCGTCGCATGGACTGCGTCAGCGGCTGTACGATCTGCTGTTTACCATCGAAACCCCGGCAGGATATCGCTTCGATGTGATCCTGATCGTGGTGATTGCTCTCAGCGTGCTGACCACCATGCTCGAGAGCGTCGCCGAGCTGCGTGCGCAGTGGGGAGCGGTGTTTGCGGCCCTGGAATGGGGATTTACAATTGTCTTCAGCCTGGAGTACCTGCTGCGGCTGGTGGCGACTAACCGTCGTCTGCGTTTCGCCGGCAGTTTTTTCGGGGTGATCGATCTGCTGGCGGTGCTGCCGACCTGGCTGGGGCTGCTGTTCGCCGGGCTGCCGAGCTTGATCTTCCTGCGTACCCTGCGGGTACTGCGGGTGTTCCGGCTGCTGAAGCTCTGGAAGTACTCCCGCGAGGCACAGTATCTGCTGGCGGCCCTGCGGGCCTCGCTGCCCAAGATCAGTGTGTTCCTGTTCGGTGTCGGGACCCTGATCGTGGTACTGGGCTCGGTGATGTATCTGGTCGAGGGCCCCGAGAACGGGTTCACGAATATCTTTGTCAGCCTGTACTGGACGGTGGTTACCATAACCACGGTCGGCTACGGGGACATCTCGCCGCAGACCCCGCTGGGGCAGTTTATCTCCAGCGTGGTGATGATTATGGGCTACGCCATTATTGCGGTGCCTACCGGGATTGTCTCGGCCGAGATTATCCGGGGTGAGCCCGATGAAACCCCGGAGGAGCCCTGCCCATGA
- a CDS encoding class I SAM-dependent DNA methyltransferase translates to MQDGSAAPYSLFARYYDLAWAEYAGYCRDLILAAEESALRPLRRVCDAACGTGVLLELLQDEWQVTAGRELMGFDLSPQMLRQARTRLPGVPLRQADVRDPFPFPGPIDLVTCMHDSLNYLLDPEDLAGFFYRVRRVLAPDGVLICDLNTPDLYRYGADRTAAGNSEDYLLQGQRIRETMRYDEQQRVGITRLEFPEGIEEHRQRAWSPPEVVQLLRESGLHPSDMIEVEEEPDGYGAPRPSGKMVYVAVKA, encoded by the coding sequence ATGCAGGATGGATCGGCAGCACCCTATTCCCTGTTCGCCCGGTACTACGACCTGGCCTGGGCTGAGTATGCCGGCTACTGCCGGGATCTGATCCTGGCTGCCGAGGAATCGGCACTGCGGCCGCTCCGGCGGGTCTGCGATGCGGCCTGCGGGACGGGTGTGCTGCTGGAGCTGCTGCAGGATGAGTGGCAGGTGACGGCCGGGCGGGAGCTGATGGGGTTTGATCTCTCGCCGCAGATGCTGCGGCAGGCACGCACCCGGCTGCCCGGGGTGCCACTGCGACAGGCGGATGTGCGCGATCCCTTTCCATTTCCGGGGCCGATAGACCTGGTAACCTGCATGCACGACTCCCTGAACTATCTGCTGGATCCGGAGGATCTGGCCGGCTTTTTTTACCGGGTACGCCGGGTGCTGGCACCGGACGGGGTACTGATCTGTGATCTGAATACCCCTGATCTGTACCGCTACGGAGCAGATCGAACCGCAGCCGGGAACAGCGAGGATTACCTGCTGCAGGGACAGCGAATCCGGGAGACCATGCGTTATGATGAGCAGCAGCGGGTGGGGATTACCCGACTGGAGTTCCCCGAGGGGATTGAGGAGCATCGGCAGCGGGCCTGGAGCCCGCCCGAGGTTGTGCAGCTGTTGCGTGAGTCCGGGCTGCATCCGAGCGATATGATCGAGGTTGAGGAAGAGCCGGACGGATATGGTGCGCCCCGTCCCAGCGGGAAGATGGTGTATGTTGCGGTCAAGGCGTAA
- a CDS encoding fatty acid hydroxylase-like protein — MDNLITPTVATALQFLLNAAAFIAAAIAMEFVAMFTHKHIMHKYGWCLHYDHHNTSGHRLQKNDLYAIFFAGLSFVLIFFGLRNGWAPMASAGFGVGLYGIGYFTFHDIMYHGRIRRLKFKPKNRYLRRILNAHRVHHATVTQKGALSFHFLWAPKKYSSENQPEVDAQLKEIREMQMMLKKQRAEKGHG, encoded by the coding sequence ATGGATAATTTGATAACCCCCACCGTCGCAACTGCCTTGCAGTTCCTCTTGAATGCGGCCGCCTTCATAGCTGCCGCCATCGCTATGGAGTTCGTCGCGATGTTCACCCACAAGCACATCATGCACAAGTACGGCTGGTGCCTGCACTACGACCATCACAACACCAGCGGGCACCGGCTGCAGAAGAACGATCTGTACGCGATCTTTTTTGCCGGGCTGTCGTTTGTGCTTATCTTTTTCGGGTTGCGCAACGGCTGGGCCCCCATGGCCTCGGCCGGGTTCGGGGTGGGGCTGTACGGGATCGGCTACTTCACCTTTCACGACATCATGTATCACGGGCGCATCCGGCGCCTCAAGTTCAAGCCAAAAAACCGCTACCTGCGGCGCATCCTGAATGCCCATCGGGTGCATCATGCTACGGTTACGCAAAAGGGCGCCCTCAGCTTCCACTTCCTGTGGGCCCCGAAAAAGTACAGCTCGGAAAACCAGCCCGAGGTCGATGCCCAGCTCAAGGAGATCCGTGAGATGCAGATGATGCTGAAAAAACAGCGTGCAGAGAAGGGGCACGGCTGA
- the aroA gene encoding 3-phosphoshikimate 1-carboxyvinyltransferase: MEKTIIPGKLAGSVRIPGSKSHTIRALLIATLAEGESIIRDPLYSADTRSCIAACRAFGARITEAADHITVTGLGGLPQPPAQPIDVGNSGTTLYLAVGISALVDGTTEFTGDHQIQARPIKPLLDSLADMGARIEYLQNDGYPPFRITGPIRGGYTTIECKTSQYLSSLLLSLPLTPAGSEPSRISVPLLNEKPYVDITLAWLAEQGITPQHDNYDNWVIQPGAHFSAFDKPIAGDFSSATFMLCAAAMTGSKLRLEGLDMTDSQGDKAVVGILEQMGCAVSIEEFAIGIAGPGHPDCPATQLSGGEFDLNAIPDALPALAACAACAAQEVRLVNVPQARLKETDRIAVMARELTTLGVDISERPDGLVIRPAADPAPGSPKFRSGSVHGHGDHRIVMSMAIAGLAADGPVTVDTAETAGITFPDFFSTLAELRLK, encoded by the coding sequence ATGGAGAAGACAATTATCCCCGGTAAACTTGCCGGCAGCGTCCGCATTCCCGGATCAAAATCGCACACTATTCGCGCCCTGCTGATTGCCACCCTGGCCGAGGGCGAGAGCATTATCCGTGACCCGCTGTACTCGGCCGACACCCGCAGCTGCATCGCCGCCTGTCGCGCCTTCGGGGCCCGCATAACCGAAGCAGCAGATCATATCACCGTGACCGGTCTGGGGGGCCTGCCGCAGCCCCCGGCACAGCCGATTGATGTCGGCAACTCCGGCACCACCCTGTACCTGGCCGTAGGCATCTCGGCTCTGGTGGACGGTACCACCGAGTTTACCGGCGATCACCAGATTCAGGCGCGCCCGATCAAGCCGCTGCTGGACAGCCTGGCGGATATGGGTGCCCGCATCGAGTATCTGCAGAACGATGGGTATCCCCCGTTCCGAATCACCGGCCCGATCCGCGGCGGCTATACCACCATCGAGTGCAAAACCAGTCAGTATCTCTCCAGCCTGCTGCTGTCGCTGCCGCTCACCCCGGCCGGCAGCGAGCCGAGCCGGATCAGCGTACCACTGCTGAACGAAAAGCCGTATGTGGATATCACCCTGGCCTGGCTGGCCGAGCAGGGGATTACCCCGCAGCACGACAACTACGACAACTGGGTGATTCAGCCCGGCGCGCACTTTTCAGCCTTTGACAAGCCGATCGCCGGGGACTTCTCCTCGGCAACCTTTATGCTGTGCGCCGCAGCCATGACCGGCAGCAAGCTGCGCCTGGAGGGGTTGGACATGACCGACAGTCAGGGCGACAAGGCGGTTGTCGGCATTTTGGAGCAGATGGGCTGTGCGGTATCCATCGAGGAGTTCGCGATCGGGATCGCCGGCCCCGGTCACCCCGACTGCCCGGCGACACAGCTGTCCGGGGGCGAGTTCGACCTGAATGCCATTCCCGATGCCCTGCCGGCCCTGGCAGCCTGCGCTGCCTGCGCAGCACAGGAGGTCCGACTGGTGAATGTGCCCCAGGCCCGCCTGAAGGAAACCGACCGGATTGCGGTAATGGCTCGCGAGCTTACCACCCTCGGCGTGGACATCAGCGAGCGCCCCGACGGCCTGGTGATCCGCCCGGCTGCCGACCCGGCCCCGGGCAGCCCGAAGTTCCGGTCCGGATCGGTACACGGTCATGGCGACCACCGCATTGTCATGTCGATGGCAATCGCCGGTCTTGCAGCAGATGGCCCGGTTACGGTGGACACCGCCGAGACCGCTGGCATCACCTTTCCGGACTTTTTTTCCACTTTGGCAGAACTTCGCCTAAAGTAA
- a CDS encoding N-acetylmuramoyl-L-alanine amidase, with amino-acid sequence MAIQPGHWQIEELPDEHAHRRTNIGAVYQGVREVDIALAVTAALQDLLEAEGWQVQVVPATVPPGLQADAFISIHADWARDTGRSGWKLAPPWRASPAGRMLAASLHRAFTEETGLREDVAGITVGMRGYFGFAAHRFEYAASPYTPAILVELGFVTNTADRRRMTEQPEYYAGILHRGLREYFSQFDRSDTALLTPPVFEPKTAGPFGATAYRSPDASAAVVQHLSPLQVIRPIGREGEWYEVRIRTPALSGWIHQREIATRQEITALPVRSLQ; translated from the coding sequence GTGGCGATCCAGCCCGGCCACTGGCAGATCGAAGAACTGCCGGATGAGCATGCCCACCGGCGTACCAATATCGGGGCGGTATATCAGGGGGTGCGCGAAGTGGATATCGCGCTGGCGGTAACCGCCGCCCTCCAGGATCTGCTGGAGGCCGAAGGCTGGCAGGTTCAGGTAGTACCGGCAACGGTACCCCCCGGGCTGCAGGCCGATGCATTTATCTCGATCCATGCTGACTGGGCCCGTGACACCGGACGCAGCGGCTGGAAACTGGCACCGCCCTGGCGTGCAAGCCCGGCCGGCCGGATGCTTGCCGCCTCGCTGCACCGGGCATTTACCGAGGAAACCGGTCTGCGAGAGGATGTCGCTGGCATAACGGTCGGGATGCGGGGGTACTTCGGGTTCGCCGCCCATCGATTCGAATACGCGGCCAGTCCGTATACCCCGGCGATACTGGTGGAGCTGGGGTTTGTTACCAACACCGCCGACCGCCGCCGCATGACCGAACAGCCGGAATACTATGCCGGTATTCTGCATCGCGGGCTGCGGGAGTATTTCTCGCAGTTCGACCGCAGCGACACCGCACTGCTGACCCCGCCGGTATTTGAACCGAAGACTGCCGGGCCGTTCGGGGCCACTGCATACCGGTCTCCCGACGCATCCGCTGCGGTGGTGCAGCATCTGTCACCGCTGCAGGTCATCCGTCCGATCGGGCGCGAGGGGGAGTGGTACGAGGTGCGCATCCGCACCCCGGCACTGAGCGGCTGGATCCATCAGCGCGAGATTGCAACCCGTCAGGAAATCACCGCACTGCCGGTCAGATCGCTGCAGTAG
- a CDS encoding TatD family hydrolase: MLLDAHLHCPDPDTAIPPTGEFWVNAASPDDWSTVLTLTRTYPNIRGFIGLHPWHTAEAPTGWLPRLAQLLRGHPALGIGEIGLDRCGRHAATLPRQQEVLRQQLQLAVELRRPVSLHCCRAYAILVGELQEIAATRQPIQPDRAGPLKGLIHRFAAGLPELQQLCELGLHISFHPSLAEANPGQQALLRHCPRERLLLETDAQHGPDMQVLQQHYDQAAAILGISRTALAQKVHKNGTICTNTGPAGR, translated from the coding sequence ATGCTGCTGGATGCCCATCTGCACTGCCCTGACCCGGACACCGCGATCCCGCCAACTGGCGAGTTCTGGGTCAACGCAGCCTCCCCGGACGACTGGTCAACGGTACTCACCCTTACCAGGACATACCCGAATATACGCGGGTTTATCGGACTGCACCCCTGGCATACAGCCGAGGCCCCGACGGGCTGGCTGCCCCGGCTGGCGCAGCTGCTGCGGGGCCATCCTGCTCTGGGCATCGGTGAAATCGGGCTTGATCGCTGCGGACGCCATGCCGCAACCCTGCCGCGGCAGCAGGAGGTACTGCGGCAGCAGCTGCAACTGGCCGTCGAGCTGCGACGACCGGTTTCGCTGCACTGCTGCCGGGCTTATGCAATCCTTGTCGGGGAGCTGCAGGAAATTGCCGCCACGAGGCAGCCCATACAGCCTGACCGGGCAGGGCCCCTGAAAGGCCTGATCCACCGCTTTGCCGCCGGGCTGCCGGAGCTGCAGCAGCTGTGTGAACTCGGGCTGCATATCTCGTTTCACCCATCCCTGGCAGAGGCAAATCCCGGGCAGCAGGCGCTGCTGCGGCACTGCCCGCGCGAGCGACTGCTGCTGGAGACCGACGCGCAACACGGGCCGGATATGCAGGTTCTGCAGCAGCACTACGACCAGGCAGCAGCGATACTCGGGATATCCCGCACCGCACTGGCACAAAAGGTACACAAAAATGGAACGATTTGTACGAACACAGGCCCTGCTGGGCGCTGA
- a CDS encoding tRNA threonylcarbamoyladenosine dehydratase — MERFVRTQALLGAENWQRLQECRITIIGMGAVGSYATEALCRSGVGSLRLVDFDTVSISNINRQLYALSSTLNRPKVEVAAERVQDINPDCRVEALQSFVHTDTLDAVLDSRPDLVIDAIDSVTPKVALLRGVWERQIPLLSSMGAALRTDPTRISLGDIMDTSGCPLARAVRTRLRRQGIGRGITCVYSTEPVSFHYGSAGRDGTQRTINRGLERNVLGSLPTLTGIFGLMLANQAIKLLTSYHLQD; from the coding sequence ATGGAACGATTTGTACGAACACAGGCCCTGCTGGGCGCTGAGAACTGGCAACGGCTGCAGGAATGCCGCATAACCATCATCGGTATGGGGGCGGTCGGCAGCTATGCCACCGAGGCGCTGTGCCGCAGCGGTGTCGGCTCGCTGCGGCTGGTGGATTTTGACACTGTTTCAATCTCCAATATCAACCGGCAGCTGTATGCCCTCAGTTCCACCCTGAACCGTCCCAAGGTGGAGGTGGCGGCCGAGCGGGTACAGGACATCAATCCGGACTGCCGGGTGGAGGCACTGCAGAGCTTTGTCCACACCGACACCCTGGATGCGGTTCTGGACAGTCGCCCTGATCTGGTAATCGACGCCATCGACTCGGTCACCCCGAAGGTGGCCCTGCTGCGAGGGGTATGGGAGCGCCAGATCCCGCTGCTGTCGTCGATGGGAGCAGCGCTGCGCACCGACCCCACCCGTATCAGCCTTGGCGACATCATGGATACCAGCGGCTGCCCGCTGGCCCGTGCAGTACGCACCCGCCTGCGCCGCCAGGGGATCGGTCGCGGGATAACCTGCGTGTACTCCACCGAACCGGTCAGCTTCCACTACGGATCGGCCGGACGCGACGGGACCCAACGCACCATCAACCGCGGACTGGAGCGCAACGTCCTGGGCAGCCTGCCGACCCTGACCGGCATCTTCGGGCTGATGCTGGCCAACCAGGCTATCAAACTGCTGACATCATACCACCTGCAGGATTAA
- a CDS encoding methyl-accepting chemotaxis protein — protein MRLALRSRMLLFFGGIIGGLLLVQSVLLVVQIRTVATEMVTESARNETRARAYELGRWIQGHINEAAVLANLPVVRSGDTDAIWELMLTRQDVLNPDHSHNVFVAADGQNYSSRGTSNNVFDREYFQAVSVRGNTVHVDQPIFSRSFNQSQFMVSHIVRDADRTVGQIVIAVTLNTLDEIVSSRSVTDNAINFVVNSEGLVVAHPNEEYPMELNLFESAEMGFSGLDTFARELVRVQEGIGTYRNEQGVPVTAFYTPIPNSPDWSLAVAIPNHEFYSSVRLITMTIVLLNVVVLLVAALSIYILAKRLTRPITSAVSLAGKFSLGDFSMDLSDGEYQQYVARNDEIGDLARSFGNLQSRLSEAVSSIKTSAGQVLHTGDNLREIGDDVSKGANEMSIISNQLSQGASEQAASVEQVSASMEQMLASIQQSSDNAQATEAIAVQSAGNAEKSGAAVAETVLAMRQIAEKITIIEDIARETNMLSLNAAIEAARAGEYGKGFAVVAAQVRKLAENSATAAKEISELSLSSVQVAEEAGVMLEEMVPNIKRTAELIQEIAASSREMNTGARQVNQAVAQLDTVVQQTASSAEEVSATAEQQTGQTENMADAAKLLLEQAEALEDVVAFFRLKTADISAPPSLQFQGAQDL, from the coding sequence ATGAGACTGGCGCTGAGATCGAGGATGCTGTTGTTTTTTGGAGGAATTATCGGGGGACTGCTGCTGGTTCAGAGCGTATTACTGGTGGTACAGATCCGCACTGTCGCTACCGAGATGGTTACTGAATCTGCTCGTAATGAGACTCGGGCCCGGGCCTATGAGCTTGGCCGCTGGATCCAGGGGCATATTAACGAGGCCGCTGTTCTTGCCAATCTGCCAGTAGTTCGCTCCGGTGATACCGATGCGATCTGGGAACTGATGCTGACCCGACAGGATGTGCTCAATCCGGATCACAGCCATAACGTATTTGTTGCAGCCGACGGTCAGAACTACAGCTCGCGGGGGACCTCGAACAATGTTTTTGACCGGGAGTACTTTCAGGCGGTCAGTGTACGGGGTAATACCGTACATGTTGATCAGCCAATCTTCTCACGATCATTCAACCAGTCCCAGTTTATGGTGAGTCACATCGTACGCGATGCTGATCGCACTGTCGGGCAGATTGTGATTGCGGTCACCCTGAATACCCTCGATGAAATAGTTTCCAGCCGGTCGGTTACCGATAATGCGATCAACTTTGTGGTGAATTCTGAAGGACTCGTAGTCGCACACCCCAACGAAGAGTATCCAATGGAGCTGAATCTGTTTGAGTCAGCGGAAATGGGTTTTTCAGGACTGGATACCTTTGCCCGTGAGCTGGTTCGAGTACAGGAGGGGATCGGCACCTATCGAAACGAACAGGGTGTACCGGTGACAGCCTTCTACACACCGATTCCTAACTCACCGGACTGGTCGCTGGCGGTAGCGATCCCTAACCATGAATTCTATTCCTCAGTTCGTCTGATCACCATGACAATAGTGCTGTTGAATGTGGTCGTACTGCTCGTGGCGGCATTGTCGATTTATATCCTGGCAAAACGGCTAACCAGGCCGATTACTTCGGCGGTGAGTCTCGCTGGGAAATTTTCCCTGGGGGATTTCTCCATGGATCTGAGCGATGGTGAGTATCAGCAGTATGTTGCCCGAAATGACGAGATCGGTGACCTTGCCAGATCGTTTGGTAATCTGCAGAGCAGATTGAGCGAGGCGGTGTCCAGCATCAAAACAAGTGCTGGCCAGGTGCTTCATACCGGGGATAATTTGCGAGAGATTGGTGATGATGTTTCGAAGGGTGCGAACGAGATGTCGATCATTTCGAATCAGCTGTCCCAGGGGGCGTCAGAGCAGGCAGCATCGGTCGAGCAGGTATCCGCCTCCATGGAACAGATGCTCGCCAGTATCCAGCAAAGCAGCGATAATGCCCAGGCCACCGAGGCTATTGCTGTGCAGTCGGCCGGAAATGCGGAAAAAAGCGGGGCAGCTGTGGCAGAAACGGTGCTGGCGATGCGGCAGATTGCGGAGAAGATCACTATCATTGAAGACATAGCCCGCGAGACGAATATGCTGTCCCTGAATGCTGCGATCGAAGCGGCCCGAGCAGGTGAGTATGGCAAGGGATTTGCGGTTGTGGCGGCACAGGTCAGAAAACTGGCTGAGAACTCTGCCACAGCAGCCAAGGAAATAAGCGAGTTGAGTCTTTCCTCTGTCCAGGTGGCCGAAGAGGCGGGCGTCATGCTGGAAGAGATGGTGCCAAATATCAAGCGCACTGCTGAGTTGATTCAAGAGATAGCAGCATCCAGTCGGGAGATGAACACCGGTGCACGTCAGGTTAACCAGGCCGTTGCACAGCTCGATACCGTTGTACAGCAAACCGCATCCTCAGCTGAGGAGGTGTCGGCAACCGCCGAGCAGCAGACTGGCCAGACTGAGAACATGGCTGATGCTGCCAAGCTGTTGCTGGAACAGGCCGAGGCTCTTGAAGATGTCGTTGCCTTCTTCCGCCTGAAAACAGCGGATATCAGTGCGCCGCCTTCGCTACAGTTCCAGGGTGCGCAGGACCTGTAG